The proteins below come from a single Candidatus Dormiibacterota bacterium genomic window:
- a CDS encoding (Fe-S)-binding protein, whose product MAVEPGRIHEHEHWVQDGVDISGHWNRMFDPRTIDEYPLDILERITGLPGGESLGWCYQCGKCTAVCPVDHVGDYSPRKIFRKVQLGMNLFDDPDLWLCTTCMNCLRVCPKGVNMIEIMPAVREQAVLEGNVPAELLTAFENTMRHGNPLGEPQRKRADWTRGAGVPVPVIKGLGRRVDLLWFVECYPAYHPRGRDASQALARILTALELDFAILGVEERCVADSQRLAGETGVFEAMAEHNIGVMRRYEFDRVLVTDPHAYNAFLKEYPKLGGSFETIHYSQLLAPLMERLPMRNSLGLRVTFHDPCYLGRHNGEYDAPRRCLESIPGVELTEMKRCRANGYCCGGGGGGMWLDGTNSEHMSERLSERRVREAVETGADVLAVCCPFEVSRFEDAVKSTGNAGRLRVLDIAELIDMAMTSQSEGE is encoded by the coding sequence ATGGCGGTCGAACCCGGACGCATCCACGAGCACGAGCACTGGGTGCAGGACGGCGTCGACATCTCCGGGCACTGGAACCGGATGTTCGACCCGCGGACCATCGACGAGTACCCGCTCGACATCCTCGAGCGGATCACCGGCCTCCCCGGCGGCGAGTCGCTGGGCTGGTGCTACCAGTGCGGCAAGTGCACCGCGGTGTGCCCGGTCGATCACGTGGGCGACTACAGCCCGCGCAAGATCTTCCGCAAGGTGCAGCTGGGGATGAACCTCTTCGACGACCCCGACCTGTGGCTCTGCACCACCTGCATGAACTGCCTGCGGGTGTGTCCCAAGGGCGTGAACATGATCGAGATCATGCCCGCGGTGCGCGAGCAGGCGGTGCTCGAGGGGAACGTGCCCGCCGAGCTGCTCACCGCCTTCGAGAACACCATGCGCCACGGCAACCCGCTCGGCGAGCCCCAGCGGAAGCGCGCCGACTGGACGAGGGGCGCGGGGGTGCCGGTGCCGGTGATCAAGGGCCTCGGCCGCCGCGTCGACCTGCTCTGGTTCGTCGAGTGCTACCCCGCGTACCACCCCCGCGGCCGCGACGCCTCCCAGGCGCTGGCGAGGATCCTCACCGCGCTGGAGCTCGACTTCGCCATCCTCGGCGTCGAGGAGCGGTGCGTCGCCGACTCGCAGCGTCTCGCCGGCGAGACCGGCGTCTTCGAGGCGATGGCCGAGCACAACATCGGGGTGATGCGGAGATACGAGTTCGACCGCGTGCTGGTCACCGACCCCCACGCCTACAACGCGTTCCTCAAGGAGTATCCGAAGCTGGGCGGCAGCTTCGAGACCATCCACTACAGCCAGCTGCTCGCGCCGCTGATGGAGCGGCTGCCGATGCGGAACTCCCTGGGCCTGCGGGTCACCTTCCACGACCCCTGCTACCTGGGCCGCCACAACGGCGAGTACGACGCGCCCCGGCGCTGCCTGGAGTCGATCCCCGGGGTCGAGCTCACCGAGATGAAGCGCTGCCGCGCCAACGGCTACTGCTGCGGTGGCGGCGGCGGCGGGATGTGGCTGGACGGCACCAACAGCGAGCACATGAGCGAGCGGCTCTCGGAGCGGCGGGTGCGGGAGGCGGTGGAGACCGGGGCGGACGTGCTCGCGGTCTGCTGCCCCTTCGAGGTGTCGCGCTTCGAAGACGCGGTCAAGTCCACGGGGAACGCGGGCAGGCTGCGGGTCCTCGACATCGCCGAGCTGATCGACATGGCCATGACGAGCCAGAGCGAAGGAGAGTAG
- a CDS encoding electron transfer flavoprotein subunit beta/FixA family protein, translated as MHIVVPIKEVPDLVEELEVNADGSDLDREYLKYKINEWDEQALEEALCLKDEAGATVTAVAVDTGDVDGYLYTALAKGADRAIKVTGSFARGGDNHTVAAALAGVIGGLGADLVLGGVQAPDDLDGQLPVLLAAALGLPCVSVVSGVSVDGGTARVRQEYSGGLMAELDVTLPAVIGVQAARQAPRYAAVSKVRQLMKQVTLEEVAAPAGGGEGGGLRIRRLYRPEAAGHAEMIEGSAEEQAQRIFDILAERKLVRR; from the coding sequence GTGCACATCGTGGTGCCGATCAAGGAGGTCCCCGACCTCGTCGAGGAGCTGGAGGTCAACGCCGACGGCAGCGACCTCGACCGCGAGTACCTCAAGTACAAGATCAACGAGTGGGACGAGCAGGCGCTCGAGGAGGCGCTCTGCCTCAAGGACGAGGCCGGCGCCACCGTGACCGCCGTCGCCGTCGACACCGGTGACGTCGACGGCTACCTGTACACCGCGCTCGCCAAGGGCGCCGACCGGGCCATCAAGGTGACCGGCTCGTTCGCCCGGGGCGGCGACAACCACACCGTCGCGGCGGCGCTCGCCGGGGTGATCGGTGGCCTCGGCGCCGACCTGGTGCTCGGCGGCGTGCAGGCGCCCGACGACCTCGACGGCCAGCTCCCGGTGCTGCTGGCAGCGGCGCTGGGGCTGCCCTGCGTCAGCGTGGTCAGCGGCGTCAGCGTCGACGGCGGCACCGCCAGGGTGCGGCAGGAGTACTCCGGAGGCCTGATGGCCGAGCTCGACGTGACCCTGCCCGCGGTGATCGGGGTGCAGGCGGCCCGCCAGGCTCCCCGCTACGCGGCGGTGAGCAAGGTCCGCCAGCTGATGAAGCAGGTGACCCTCGAGGAGGTCGCCGCCCCGGCAGGAGGCGGCGAGGGCGGCGGGCTGCGCATCCGCCGGCTCTACCGCCCCGAGGCCGCAGGTCACGCCGAGATGATCGAGGGCAGCGCCGAGGAGCAGGCGCAGCGGATCTTCGACATCCTCGCCGAGCGCAAGCTCGTCCGGCGCTAG
- a CDS encoding electron transfer flavoprotein subunit alpha/FixB family protein produces the protein MGSTVLVVGEQLDGVLADITYELVALARTLADGGSVVAAGGGAGFESAAGSIAADRVCVLGGAQMADYTPEAYGAAMGALATECAADLVLAATSAVGLDTGAAVAAALGVPLVSYVVGATREGGDLVTTSQLYGGKLLAEAEVAGGRAVLTVVPGSVSGEAGKGAAGAVESVAAAASPGRMAFRGMIRPEAGGVDITKQEILVSVGRGIESQENIELVEELAEALGGTVSASRPIIDSGWMPKVRQVGKSGLTVKPKLYLAVGISGAPEHLQGMKDAEFIVAINTDPNAPIFDVADYGVCGDLFDVVPALTECAKASA, from the coding sequence ATGGGTTCCACCGTCCTCGTCGTCGGCGAGCAGCTCGACGGCGTCCTCGCCGACATCACCTACGAGCTGGTCGCGCTCGCCCGCACGCTCGCCGACGGGGGCAGCGTGGTCGCCGCCGGTGGCGGGGCGGGCTTCGAGAGCGCCGCCGGCTCGATCGCGGCCGACCGGGTCTGCGTGCTCGGCGGCGCGCAGATGGCCGACTACACGCCCGAGGCCTACGGCGCCGCGATGGGGGCGCTGGCCACCGAGTGCGCCGCCGACCTGGTCCTCGCCGCCACCAGCGCGGTCGGGCTCGACACCGGCGCGGCGGTGGCCGCGGCGCTCGGCGTCCCGCTCGTCTCCTACGTGGTGGGTGCCACCCGCGAGGGCGGCGACCTGGTCACCACCAGCCAGCTCTACGGCGGCAAGCTGCTCGCCGAGGCCGAGGTCGCCGGTGGCCGGGCGGTGCTCACCGTCGTTCCCGGGTCGGTCTCGGGCGAGGCCGGGAAGGGCGCCGCGGGTGCGGTCGAGAGCGTCGCCGCGGCCGCGTCGCCGGGCCGGATGGCCTTCAGGGGGATGATCCGCCCCGAGGCCGGCGGCGTCGACATCACCAAGCAGGAGATCCTCGTCTCGGTGGGCCGGGGCATCGAGTCCCAGGAGAACATCGAGCTCGTCGAGGAGCTGGCCGAGGCCCTGGGCGGCACCGTCTCGGCATCCCGCCCGATCATCGACAGCGGCTGGATGCCCAAGGTGCGGCAGGTGGGCAAGTCCGGCCTCACGGTGAAGCCGAAGCTCTACCTCGCGGTGGGCATCAGCGGCGCTCCCGAGCACCTCCAGGGGATGAAGGACGCCGAGTTCATCGTCGCCATCAACACCGACCCCAATGCGCCCATCTTCGACGTCGCCGACTACGGCGTGTGCGGCGACCTCTTCGACGTGGTCCCGGCGCTCACCGAGTGCGCCAAGGCGAGCGCATAG